Proteins encoded by one window of Martelella endophytica:
- a CDS encoding FAD-containing oxidoreductase translates to MKTFDAIIIGAGQAGAPLAARFAAEGQTVALIERHLVGGTCVNTGCTPTKTMVASARAAHVARRAADFGVDIAGAITVDMKRVQARTADVAGASRKGLEGWLEGLDKVSLLRGHARFEGPDRIALGDEILTAGKIFINVGGRPTVPDIEGLADIAYLTNSDMVGLDRLPEHLLVLGGSYIGLEFAQMLARFGAKVTVVERGERLIGREDPEVSDAVRGFLEDEGVTVMTGAECIRLSRDGGQITMHADCGGDTRTATGSDLLVALGRRPNTDNLGLEKAGVTVDKRGYITVGSGLETSVPGIFALGDCNGRGAFTHTAYNDYEIVAANLFDGESRSVDDRIAGYALYTDPPLGRAGMSEAQAVKAGHRVLVSSRPMSNVARAKEKGETAGLMKLVADADTGKLLGGAILGPGGDEAIHAVLNLINMGATAKDLQWAVPIHPTVSELLPTLAGGLSPAG, encoded by the coding sequence ATGAAAACATTCGATGCCATCATCATCGGCGCCGGTCAGGCGGGGGCCCCGCTTGCCGCGCGCTTCGCTGCCGAAGGGCAGACTGTCGCGCTGATCGAGCGTCATCTCGTCGGCGGAACCTGCGTCAACACCGGCTGCACGCCGACGAAGACCATGGTTGCGAGCGCCCGCGCCGCCCATGTCGCCCGGCGGGCGGCCGATTTCGGCGTCGATATCGCCGGCGCCATCACGGTCGACATGAAGCGGGTGCAGGCGCGCACCGCTGACGTCGCCGGCGCGTCGCGCAAGGGGCTTGAAGGCTGGCTTGAAGGTCTGGACAAGGTGTCGCTCCTGCGCGGCCACGCCCGCTTCGAAGGACCGGACAGGATCGCGCTCGGCGACGAAATCCTGACGGCGGGCAAGATCTTCATCAATGTCGGCGGTCGTCCGACAGTGCCCGATATCGAGGGCCTCGCGGACATAGCATACCTCACCAACAGCGATATGGTCGGCCTCGACCGGCTGCCGGAGCATCTGCTGGTGCTCGGCGGCAGCTATATCGGGCTGGAATTCGCGCAGATGCTCGCTCGTTTCGGCGCAAAGGTCACCGTGGTCGAGCGTGGCGAGCGGCTGATCGGCCGCGAGGACCCGGAGGTCAGCGATGCCGTGCGTGGGTTCCTGGAGGACGAGGGCGTCACGGTGATGACCGGCGCGGAGTGCATCCGCCTCAGCCGCGATGGCGGCCAGATCACGATGCATGCCGATTGCGGCGGCGACACACGCACGGCGACGGGCTCCGATCTGCTCGTGGCGCTGGGGCGCCGACCGAATACCGACAATCTCGGCCTCGAAAAGGCCGGCGTCACGGTGGACAAGCGCGGCTATATCACCGTCGGCTCCGGGCTCGAAACCAGCGTTCCCGGCATTTTCGCGCTAGGTGATTGCAACGGCCGCGGCGCTTTCACCCACACTGCCTATAACGACTACGAGATTGTTGCCGCCAATCTGTTCGACGGCGAAAGCCGCTCGGTGGACGACCGGATCGCCGGCTACGCGCTCTACACCGATCCGCCGCTTGGTCGGGCCGGGATGAGCGAGGCGCAGGCCGTGAAGGCCGGCCACAGGGTTCTGGTCAGCAGTCGGCCGATGTCGAACGTGGCGCGCGCCAAGGAAAAGGGCGAGACCGCCGGCCTGATGAAGCTCGTCGCCGATGCCGATACCGGAAAGCTTCTCGGCGGCGCCATTCTCGGCCCGGGCGGCGACGAGGCCATCCATGCGGTGCTGAATCTCATCAACATGGGCGCGACGGCGAAGGACCTGCAATGGGCCGTGCCGATCCACCCGACGGTTTCGGAACTTCTGCCGACGCTGGCAGGCGGCCTCTCACCGGCCGGTTGA
- a CDS encoding DUF4126 family protein — MLYLLALLIGIVAGLRAMMAPAAISWAAYLGALDLSGSWLSFLASPWAVGILTVLALAELVTDQLPSTPSRKVPPQFGARIFTGAVCGAAFGIAGGFWLAGLVLGMVGAVLGTLGGAAARHRLAVYFGRDLPAALIEDAVAILGAWAIVWSL, encoded by the coding sequence ATGCTTTATCTTCTGGCGTTGTTAATCGGCATTGTTGCAGGCCTGAGGGCGATGATGGCACCTGCTGCGATCAGCTGGGCGGCCTATCTTGGTGCTCTCGATCTTTCCGGATCATGGCTTTCCTTTCTGGCCTCGCCATGGGCCGTGGGCATTCTCACCGTGCTCGCCCTCGCCGAACTCGTTACCGACCAGCTTCCCTCCACGCCAAGCCGCAAGGTGCCGCCGCAGTTCGGCGCGCGCATCTTCACCGGCGCGGTCTGCGGCGCGGCATTCGGCATTGCGGGCGGTTTCTGGCTTGCGGGGCTTGTGCTCGGCATGGTCGGCGCGGTGCTCGGCACGCTCGGCGGTGCTGCGGCGCGCCATCGCCTCGCCGTCTATTTCGGCCGTGACCTGCCGGCGGCCCTGATCGAGGATGCGGTTGCCATTCTCGGTGCCTGGGCTATCGTGTGGAGCCTATGA
- a CDS encoding DUF475 domain-containing protein: protein MSTLSYFKWALIITVLGLAASAAYGYFAFGPEAALAFLFITAVLAVLEISLSFDNAVVNANKLKQMSHAWQRRFLTWGILIAVFGMRLLFPLVIVALAAHLGPLDAIHLAFAEPRAYAAIMHEAHMPIAAFGGTFLLMVGLTYFFDHEKDVHWVSSLERPMCRLASIKGIEIGIALLLILVFSGLVAEERKTDFLYPAIYGLVTFLAVEVLSGLLDASQAKTAKMAAQGGFGAFIYLEVLDASFSFDGVVGAFALTKNLLVIAIGLGIGAMYVRSLTIMLVDRKTLSQFRFLEHGAFYAILVLAVIMFTQTLMHIPEAITGLVGAGLIGLSIWSSVRWKRAMQQA, encoded by the coding sequence GTGAGCACGCTTTCCTATTTCAAGTGGGCCCTGATCATCACGGTGCTCGGCCTCGCCGCGAGTGCCGCCTATGGCTATTTCGCCTTTGGACCCGAGGCCGCACTGGCCTTCCTGTTCATCACCGCGGTTCTGGCGGTGCTCGAAATCTCGCTGTCCTTCGACAATGCCGTCGTCAACGCCAACAAGCTGAAGCAGATGAGCCATGCCTGGCAGCGACGGTTCCTGACCTGGGGCATACTGATTGCCGTCTTCGGCATGCGGCTCTTGTTTCCGCTCGTCATCGTCGCGCTTGCCGCCCATCTCGGTCCGCTCGATGCCATCCACCTCGCCTTTGCCGAACCCCGCGCCTACGCCGCCATCATGCACGAGGCGCATATGCCGATCGCGGCCTTCGGCGGCACCTTCCTCTTGATGGTCGGGCTCACCTATTTCTTCGACCACGAGAAGGACGTGCACTGGGTGTCTTCGCTGGAGCGGCCGATGTGCCGGCTCGCCTCGATCAAGGGCATCGAGATCGGCATTGCGCTATTGCTCATCCTGGTGTTCTCCGGCCTCGTCGCCGAGGAGCGCAAGACCGATTTCCTCTATCCCGCGATCTACGGCCTCGTCACATTCCTCGCCGTCGAAGTGCTGAGCGGTCTGCTCGATGCCAGCCAGGCGAAAACGGCGAAGATGGCCGCGCAGGGTGGTTTCGGCGCCTTCATCTATCTCGAAGTGCTGGATGCCAGCTTCTCCTTCGACGGCGTCGTCGGCGCCTTCGCGCTGACCAAAAACCTGCTGGTCATCGCCATCGGTCTCGGCATCGGCGCGATGTATGTGCGCTCGCTCACCATCATGCTGGTCGACCGCAAGACACTATCGCAGTTCCGCTTCCTCGAACATGGCGCCTTCTACGCCATTCTGGTGCTGGCGGTGATCATGTTCACGCAGACGCTGATGCACATCCCGGAAGCCATCACCGGCCTTGTCGGTGCGGGCCTCATCGGGCTTTCGATCTGGTCATCGGTGCGCTGGAAGCGGGCAATGCAGCAGGCCTGA
- a CDS encoding hybrid sensor histidine kinase/response regulator — MLPGWLISLAALLYILLLFVVASFGDRRAKRAIAPRSGRPFVYALSLAVYCTSWTYFGGVGLAATRGLEFIGIYIGPILVFTVGMPVVRRIVSLAKSEKLTSAADFLAARYGKNPMVASLVAIISLAAAIPYIALQLKAVSDSVSVMVEAQTGIEPSGAVFGLGLPLSVTLVLASFAIVFGTRHTDATEHQDGLILAIAMESVVKLVAFASVGLFVLFFLFDGPADLLAQARNNLQASSALSYDTPLSRWVLMTVLSACAILLLPRQFHVTVVENRSEGELNLARFLFPLYLVAINALVLPVAIGGAMRLGPGIDPDLYVLQIPIVEGMPLISLVTFIGGFSAATAMVIVSSVALAIMLSNDIVTPIFLRRRMIAGEGQHRDFHSVLLNIRRASILGVMLLGYVYYRHVDSDRGLYSIGLLAFAAIAQVAPALFIGLIWRNANARGAIFGLVLGFLIWVYLLFVPSLGGPDHSAIAGSIMDLLVPGTGLFTGPNADALFNVTCLSLIANVGALVLGSLSRPARPLERIQSGIFVKRQARWQSSARGIGTGVSVGMLRETLNGYLGEERTARSFATFERNAGRRMADGEQADMALIHFSEQLLGSAIGSSSARLVLSLVLQRAEAASGDAAFLLDQASEALQYNQGLLQSALAQIDQGIAVFDASNRLTVWNKRFRSLLDLPEEVGQVGYPLINIMGRLSSRGDLTGEEAQEALRKLRGHEKAFPMVLGKRIIEVQSRAMPDAGTVVTFTDITRRVEADLALKQANETLEQRVATRTAELTEVNKALSEARAAADEANISKTRFFAAAGHDILQPLNAARLYATSLGERMPAGGENRDLAGRIDSALLSVEDILGAVLDISRLDAGAMKPHFTTVNLGEVLRRVETDFRPLADEKDLELVVVGSSLKVRSDTQLLRRLVQNLVSNAIKYTLSGKVLVGVRRRGGLAVVEVYDTGIGIPPSKADTIFKEFTRLEEGARAAQGLGLGLSIVDRLSRMLEHPVALSSAPGAGTVFRLSVPLADAGAEAAQEAAAKVSARPLGQAIHGLKVLCIDNEAEILEGMRLLLGGWGAEVFVARDLDEAKAIETLPDVIIADYHLDNSGCGVDVVAKLREHHGRHVPAVLVTADRTQEVRDMAEAEDISVQHKPLKPAVLRAFLNQIAIFHKAAAE; from the coding sequence ATGTTGCCTGGCTGGCTGATATCGTTGGCGGCGCTGCTTTATATCCTGCTTCTGTTCGTCGTCGCGAGCTTCGGCGACCGGCGGGCGAAGCGGGCGATCGCGCCGCGTTCCGGCCGTCCCTTCGTCTATGCGCTGTCGCTTGCCGTCTACTGCACGTCGTGGACCTATTTCGGCGGCGTCGGCCTTGCCGCGACCCGTGGTCTCGAATTCATCGGCATCTATATCGGCCCGATCCTCGTCTTCACGGTCGGCATGCCTGTCGTGCGCCGCATCGTGTCGCTGGCGAAATCCGAGAAGCTGACCTCTGCCGCCGACTTTCTCGCTGCCCGCTACGGCAAGAACCCGATGGTGGCGAGCCTTGTGGCGATCATCTCGCTGGCCGCCGCCATTCCCTATATCGCGCTGCAATTGAAGGCGGTGTCGGATTCGGTCTCGGTGATGGTCGAGGCGCAGACGGGCATCGAGCCGTCCGGAGCCGTCTTCGGCCTCGGCCTGCCGCTTTCGGTGACGCTGGTGCTCGCAAGCTTCGCCATCGTCTTCGGCACGCGACATACGGACGCGACCGAGCACCAGGACGGGCTCATCCTCGCCATCGCGATGGAATCGGTGGTGAAGCTGGTTGCCTTCGCTTCGGTCGGCCTCTTCGTGCTGTTCTTCCTGTTCGACGGCCCGGCGGACCTGCTGGCCCAGGCGCGCAACAACCTTCAGGCCTCTTCGGCGCTGAGCTACGATACGCCGCTCAGCCGCTGGGTGCTGATGACGGTCCTGTCGGCCTGCGCCATCCTGCTCCTGCCGCGACAGTTCCATGTCACCGTGGTCGAAAACAGGTCGGAGGGGGAACTGAACCTCGCCCGCTTCCTGTTCCCGCTCTATCTCGTCGCCATCAACGCGCTGGTTCTGCCGGTCGCAATCGGCGGGGCCATGCGGCTCGGTCCGGGCATCGATCCGGACCTCTACGTCCTGCAGATCCCGATCGTCGAAGGCATGCCGCTGATCTCGCTGGTCACCTTCATCGGCGGTTTTTCAGCGGCGACTGCGATGGTGATCGTCTCGTCGGTCGCGCTTGCCATCATGCTGTCGAACGATATCGTCACGCCGATCTTCCTCCGGCGTCGGATGATTGCCGGCGAGGGTCAGCATCGCGACTTCCATTCCGTTCTTCTCAATATTCGCCGGGCATCGATCCTTGGGGTCATGCTGCTTGGCTATGTCTATTATCGCCATGTCGACAGCGATCGCGGGCTCTATTCGATCGGCCTTCTTGCCTTCGCGGCGATCGCGCAGGTGGCGCCGGCGCTGTTCATCGGCCTTATCTGGCGCAATGCCAATGCCCGTGGCGCGATCTTCGGCCTGGTCCTCGGCTTTCTCATCTGGGTCTACCTCCTGTTCGTGCCGAGCCTCGGCGGACCGGATCATTCGGCGATCGCCGGCTCGATCATGGATCTTCTGGTTCCCGGAACCGGGCTTTTCACCGGGCCGAATGCGGACGCGCTGTTCAACGTCACCTGCCTGTCGCTGATCGCCAATGTCGGGGCGCTCGTTCTCGGATCGCTCAGCCGACCGGCCCGGCCGCTGGAACGCATTCAGTCCGGCATCTTCGTCAAGCGGCAGGCGCGCTGGCAATCCTCGGCGCGCGGCATCGGCACGGGCGTTTCCGTTGGCATGCTGCGCGAGACACTGAACGGCTATCTCGGTGAAGAGCGCACGGCGCGGTCCTTCGCCACCTTCGAGCGCAATGCCGGGCGGCGGATGGCCGATGGCGAACAGGCGGATATGGCGCTGATCCATTTCTCCGAACAGCTTCTCGGCAGCGCCATCGGCTCCTCATCGGCCCGTCTGGTGCTGTCGCTGGTGCTGCAGCGCGCCGAAGCCGCCTCGGGCGATGCCGCCTTCCTGCTCGATCAGGCCAGCGAGGCGCTGCAGTACAATCAGGGACTGCTGCAATCGGCGCTGGCGCAGATCGACCAGGGCATCGCCGTGTTCGATGCCTCGAACCGGCTGACCGTCTGGAACAAGCGCTTCCGCTCGCTGCTCGACCTGCCGGAGGAGGTGGGGCAGGTCGGCTATCCGCTGATCAACATCATGGGTCGGCTGTCCTCGCGCGGCGACCTGACGGGCGAGGAGGCGCAGGAGGCGCTCAGGAAACTGCGCGGCCATGAGAAGGCGTTTCCGATGGTGCTCGGCAAGCGCATCATCGAGGTGCAGTCACGCGCCATGCCGGATGCCGGCACGGTGGTGACCTTTACTGACATCACGCGGCGGGTGGAGGCCGACCTGGCGCTGAAGCAGGCGAACGAGACGCTGGAACAGCGCGTCGCGACCCGCACGGCCGAGCTCACCGAAGTGAACAAGGCGCTGAGCGAGGCGCGTGCTGCGGCCGACGAGGCCAATATCAGCAAGACACGGTTCTTCGCCGCCGCCGGCCACGACATCCTGCAGCCGCTGAACGCGGCGCGGCTCTACGCCACCTCGCTTGGCGAACGCATGCCGGCGGGTGGCGAAAACCGCGACCTTGCAGGCCGCATCGATTCCGCGCTGCTCTCGGTCGAGGACATTCTCGGCGCCGTGCTCGACATTTCCCGGCTCGATGCCGGGGCCATGAAGCCGCATTTCACCACCGTCAATCTCGGCGAAGTGCTGCGCCGGGTGGAAACCGATTTCCGCCCGCTGGCCGATGAAAAGGACCTCGAACTGGTGGTCGTCGGCTCGTCGCTGAAGGTGCGCTCGGATACGCAGCTCCTGCGACGGCTGGTGCAGAACCTCGTTTCCAACGCGATCAAATATACGCTCTCCGGCAAGGTTCTGGTCGGCGTGCGCCGGCGCGGCGGGCTCGCCGTCGTCGAGGTCTATGACACCGGCATCGGCATACCGCCGTCCAAGGCGGATACGATCTTCAAGGAATTCACCCGGCTGGAGGAGGGGGCGCGGGCGGCGCAGGGGCTTGGCCTCGGCCTCTCGATCGTCGACCGGCTGTCGCGCATGCTGGAGCATCCGGTGGCGCTCTCCTCGGCGCCCGGCGCCGGAACCGTGTTCCGGCTTTCGGTGCCGCTGGCGGATGCTGGAGCCGAGGCCGCGCAGGAAGCGGCGGCAAAGGTTTCCGCACGCCCGCTCGGTCAGGCGATCCACGGGCTGAAGGTGCTCTGCATCGACAACGAGGCCGAGATCCTCGAAGGGATGCGGCTATTGCTCGGCGGCTGGGGCGCAGAGGTGTTCGTCGCGCGCGACCTTGACGAGGCGAAGGCGATCGAAACGCTGCCCGATGTCATCATCGCCGACTATCATCTCGACAACAGCGGTTGCGGGGTCGATGTCGTGGCAAAACTGCGCGAGCATCACGGCCGGCATGTCCCGGCCGTGCTGGTGACCGCGGACCGCACCCAGGAGGTGCGCGACATGGCGGAGGCGGAGGATATCAGCGTGCAGCACAAGCCGCTGAAGCCGGCCGTGCTGCGCGCCTTTCTCAACCAGATCGCCATCTTCCACAAGGCGGCGGCCGAATAG
- a CDS encoding pyridoxal phosphate-dependent aminotransferase gives MSYLETISARAKAAPESGIVEIINYARGRDNLLPLWAGEGDLPTPGFIREAAKAGLDRGETFYTYQRGIPELRAAIADYYARYFNAALSPEHVYVTGSGMHAIKLMVEALTEVGDEAIYLAPAWPNISAALGVSGAKQVGVPLAFTDGRWTLDLDRLEAAITPKTTMMFINTPSNPTGWTASLAELKALLDVSRRHGIWILADEIYALYHFAGGRAASFLDVMEDGDRVVFVNSFSKNWSMTGWRLGWLVAPPELGDVIENLVQYTTSGVAQFMQSGALAAIRDGDSFITENIRRAREGRDILCDRLLATNRVETLKPDGALYAFLKIDGITGSRRAALDIVDKTGVGLAPGSAFGPGGEPFLRACFLRDGGQLADAAERLADYIGKL, from the coding sequence ATGTCCTATCTCGAAACCATCAGCGCCCGCGCCAAGGCCGCGCCCGAAAGCGGCATCGTCGAAATCATCAACTATGCGCGCGGCCGCGACAATCTGCTGCCGCTGTGGGCCGGCGAAGGCGACCTGCCGACGCCCGGTTTCATCCGCGAGGCCGCCAAGGCGGGTCTCGACCGCGGCGAGACCTTCTACACCTATCAGCGCGGCATTCCCGAACTGCGCGCGGCGATCGCCGATTACTATGCGCGTTATTTCAACGCCGCGCTGTCGCCGGAGCATGTCTATGTCACCGGTTCGGGCATGCATGCGATCAAGCTGATGGTGGAGGCACTGACGGAGGTGGGCGACGAGGCGATCTATCTCGCCCCGGCCTGGCCGAATATCTCCGCCGCCCTCGGCGTTTCGGGCGCGAAACAGGTCGGCGTGCCGCTCGCCTTCACCGATGGCCGCTGGACGCTCGATCTCGACAGGCTCGAAGCGGCGATCACGCCGAAGACGACGATGATGTTCATCAACACGCCGTCGAACCCGACGGGCTGGACCGCAAGCCTTGCCGAATTGAAGGCGCTTCTCGACGTCTCCCGCCGTCACGGCATCTGGATCCTCGCCGACGAGATCTACGCGCTCTATCACTTCGCTGGCGGTCGCGCCGCCTCCTTCCTCGACGTCATGGAGGATGGAGACAGGGTGGTGTTCGTCAATTCGTTTTCGAAGAACTGGTCGATGACCGGCTGGCGCCTCGGCTGGCTGGTGGCACCGCCGGAACTCGGCGATGTCATCGAGAACCTGGTGCAATACACGACCTCGGGCGTTGCCCAGTTCATGCAGAGCGGTGCGCTGGCCGCCATCCGCGACGGCGACAGTTTCATCACCGAGAACATCCGCCGTGCCCGCGAGGGCCGCGACATTCTCTGCGACCGGCTGCTTGCCACCAATCGTGTGGAAACGCTGAAGCCCGATGGCGCGCTCTATGCCTTCCTGAAGATCGACGGCATCACCGGCAGCCGTCGGGCCGCTCTCGACATCGTCGACAAGACCGGCGTCGGCCTCGCGCCCGGCTCCGCCTTCGGCCCCGGCGGCGAGCCTTTCCTGCGCGCCTGTTTCCTGCGCGACGGCGGCCAGCTGGCGGATGCCGCCGAGCGGCTAGCGGATTATATCGGCAAGCTCTGA
- a CDS encoding TetR/AcrR family transcriptional regulator, with translation MIARKTERRRGEALEAAILVAAWETLIEQGYGNLTMEAVARRAGTSRPVIYRRWPNRAELAVAAMRHQMKVTPPTIPDTGNLRDDVVRLLQDVVARRTRMGTLISVELSEFFRETNSSPAELKTQIVSRDQRVMEVVLDRAIKRGEIDDQPIKPRIVSLPVDMLRNEMMMTLKPASDTVIAEIVDDLFLPLVGYRRPPAK, from the coding sequence ATGATCGCCAGGAAAACGGAACGAAGACGCGGAGAGGCCCTTGAGGCGGCCATTCTTGTGGCGGCATGGGAGACCCTGATCGAGCAGGGATACGGGAACCTTACAATGGAAGCGGTCGCGCGCCGGGCCGGAACCAGCCGGCCTGTCATCTACCGCCGCTGGCCGAACCGCGCCGAACTCGCCGTCGCAGCGATGCGCCATCAGATGAAGGTCACTCCGCCCACCATTCCGGATACCGGCAATCTTCGCGACGACGTTGTCAGGCTGCTGCAGGATGTCGTGGCCCGGCGGACACGGATGGGCACACTGATTTCGGTGGAACTCAGCGAGTTCTTCCGCGAGACCAACTCAAGCCCGGCGGAGCTGAAGACCCAGATCGTGTCGCGCGATCAGCGTGTGATGGAGGTCGTCCTGGACCGTGCCATCAAGCGTGGCGAGATCGACGATCAGCCAATCAAGCCGCGCATCGTCTCGCTGCCGGTCGACATGCTGCGCAACGAAATGATGATGACGCTGAAGCCGGCAAGCGACACCGTCATCGCAGAGATTGTGGACGACCTGTTCCTGCCGCTCGTCGGCTATCGCCGTCCGCCCGCCAAGTGA
- a CDS encoding HlyD family secretion protein, which translates to MTSSNEQTGAAEPLAQTRNEQPPRRHRRSGRFILMASLPVLLAVIGGYVYVKGGRVISTENAYVSQDQVKVVPQVSGEIVSVGPGENDIVEKGSLLFAIDDATYVNAVDQAKAAVASARLDVEKLKSAYLKAEAQRDTAQQARDIARTREKRQKTLLGQGAVSQTALDEADLTLRTAEGAVVSAEQDVASAKASLGGDPDIATDKHPEVMAALAKLSAAEIDLARTRVVAPADGIVTQTTSLRPGQYVSESSSVVTLVETGTTVIEANFKETELTHMRPGQPVDVTIDAYPDVTIRGTVESLGAGTGSAFSLIPAQNASGNWVKVVQRVPVRIALEPEDETPPLRVGMSALVEVDTGHARGLPDFVRSALATVGIGTTAIAAEADPR; encoded by the coding sequence ATGACCAGTTCCAACGAGCAGACGGGCGCGGCCGAGCCGCTTGCCCAAACCAGAAACGAACAGCCACCCCGCCGCCACCGGCGGAGCGGACGGTTTATACTGATGGCCTCGCTACCGGTTCTGCTGGCCGTCATCGGCGGCTACGTCTATGTGAAGGGCGGCCGGGTGATCTCTACCGAGAACGCCTATGTCAGCCAGGACCAGGTGAAGGTGGTGCCGCAGGTGAGCGGCGAAATCGTCAGCGTCGGCCCAGGTGAGAACGATATCGTCGAAAAGGGCAGCCTGCTGTTTGCGATTGACGACGCGACCTATGTGAACGCCGTCGATCAGGCGAAGGCTGCCGTGGCCTCGGCCCGTCTCGACGTCGAAAAACTGAAGTCGGCCTATCTGAAGGCCGAAGCGCAACGCGATACGGCGCAGCAGGCGCGCGATATCGCACGCACGCGCGAAAAGCGTCAGAAGACGCTTCTCGGCCAGGGCGCCGTCAGCCAGACGGCGCTGGACGAGGCGGACCTGACGCTGAGGACCGCCGAAGGCGCGGTGGTTTCTGCGGAACAGGACGTGGCCAGCGCGAAGGCATCGCTTGGCGGCGACCCCGATATCGCGACCGACAAGCACCCCGAGGTCATGGCCGCGCTGGCAAAACTCTCCGCCGCCGAAATCGATCTGGCGCGCACGAGAGTGGTCGCCCCCGCCGATGGCATCGTCACCCAGACAACCTCGCTCCGGCCGGGTCAGTATGTTTCTGAGAGTTCCAGCGTCGTCACGCTCGTCGAAACCGGCACAACCGTCATCGAGGCCAATTTCAAGGAAACGGAGCTGACCCATATGCGCCCCGGCCAGCCCGTGGACGTCACCATCGACGCCTATCCGGATGTCACCATCCGGGGCACGGTCGAAAGTCTCGGCGCCGGCACAGGCTCTGCGTTCTCGCTGATCCCGGCTCAAAATGCCAGCGGCAACTGGGTCAAGGTGGTCCAGCGCGTGCCGGTGCGCATCGCCCTTGAGCCCGAAGACGAAACGCCGCCGCTACGCGTCGGTATGAGCGCGCTCGTCGAAGTCGACACGGGACATGCGCGCGGATTACCGGACTTCGTCAGGAGCGCGCTTGCCACCGTCGGCATCGGAACCACCGCCATTGCCGCCGAGGCCGATCCGCGATGA
- a CDS encoding DHA2 family efflux MFS transporter permease subunit — translation MSTGASEPVDMLNIPHKGLLSISIMLATIMQVLDTTIANVALPSMRGSLGASQDQITWVLTSYIVASAIVTPVTGWLSDRFGLRQIFIISAAGFVVTSMACGMASSLNEMVAFRIAQGLFGACLVPLSQTVLLDINPRERHGQAMAVWGMGVMLGPIIGPTLGGWLTENWGWRYVFYVNLPVGLLALAGMFMFLPKTPPKVRRFDFFGFTMLAIAIGALQMVLDRGQAQDWYQSTEIWLETGLFVSGLWVFAIHIRNARDPFISLHVLKDTNLLTALALIALVGAMVLGGSALLPSMLQDILGYTASRSGLIMAPRGFGTMVAMMLYGRLSNRIDARAAILLGLTLTAWSMLMMTRFSVDMGEGPIITSGIIQGFGLGLVFVPLSALAYATLEARYRAEAAGLFSLVRNIGSSVGISLLSTVLAWNVAINRTEMTAQITESGPRLADMAEKTGFPHTVLVYLVNSEISLQASMIAYLDDFKLMMIVTFALMPLVLLMRKPGGPKVTRVVVDAGH, via the coding sequence ATGAGCACCGGCGCTTCCGAGCCGGTCGACATGCTGAACATCCCCCACAAGGGGCTGCTGTCCATTTCCATCATGCTGGCCACCATCATGCAGGTGCTCGACACGACCATCGCCAACGTGGCGCTGCCATCGATGCGCGGGTCGCTCGGCGCCAGCCAGGACCAGATCACCTGGGTGCTGACCTCCTACATCGTCGCCTCGGCCATCGTCACCCCGGTCACCGGCTGGCTTTCCGACCGCTTCGGTCTGCGCCAGATCTTCATCATTTCGGCCGCCGGTTTCGTGGTCACCTCGATGGCCTGCGGCATGGCCTCCTCGCTGAACGAAATGGTCGCCTTCCGCATCGCCCAGGGCCTGTTCGGTGCCTGCCTCGTGCCGCTGTCGCAAACCGTCCTGCTCGACATCAACCCGCGCGAACGTCACGGCCAGGCCATGGCCGTCTGGGGTATGGGGGTGATGCTCGGGCCGATCATCGGCCCGACTCTCGGCGGCTGGCTCACCGAAAACTGGGGCTGGCGCTATGTCTTCTACGTCAACCTGCCCGTCGGCCTGCTGGCGCTCGCCGGCATGTTCATGTTCCTGCCGAAAACACCGCCGAAGGTCCGCCGTTTCGACTTCTTCGGCTTTACCATGCTGGCCATCGCCATTGGCGCGCTGCAGATGGTGCTCGACCGCGGACAGGCGCAGGACTGGTATCAGTCGACCGAAATCTGGCTCGAAACCGGGCTTTTCGTCTCCGGACTTTGGGTTTTCGCCATCCATATCCGCAATGCCCGCGATCCGTTCATCTCGCTGCATGTGCTGAAGGACACCAACCTGCTGACCGCACTGGCTCTCATCGCCCTCGTCGGCGCCATGGTGCTCGGCGGCTCGGCCCTCCTGCCCTCGATGCTGCAGGATATTCTCGGCTACACCGCGAGCCGCTCCGGCCTGATCATGGCGCCGCGTGGCTTCGGCACGATGGTAGCGATGATGCTTTACGGCCGGCTCTCGAACCGTATCGATGCGCGGGCGGCCATTCTTCTCGGGCTGACGCTGACGGCCTGGTCCATGCTGATGATGACCCGGTTCTCCGTTGACATGGGCGAAGGCCCCATCATCACCAGCGGCATCATCCAGGGCTTCGGCCTAGGTCTCGTCTTCGTACCATTGTCGGCGCTCGCCTATGCGACGCTCGAAGCGCGCTACCGGGCGGAGGCGGCCGGCCTGTTCAGTCTGGTTCGCAACATCGGCTCCAGTGTCGGCATATCGCTGCTGTCGACCGTGCTCGCCTGGAATGTCGCGATCAACCGCACCGAGATGACCGCGCAGATCACCGAAAGCGGCCCGCGGCTTGCCGACATGGCGGAAAAGACGGGCTTCCCGCACACGGTGCTGGTCTATCTGGTCAACAGCGAGATCAGTCTTCAGGCATCGATGATTGCCTATCTCGATGACTTCAAGCTGATGATGATCGTGACCTTCGCCCTGATGCCGCTGGTGCTCTTGATGCGCAAGCCGGGCGGACCGAAAGTGACGCGCGTCGTCGTCGACGCCGGCCACTGA